A portion of the Acidobacteriota bacterium genome contains these proteins:
- the pnp gene encoding polyribonucleotide nucleotidyltransferase has product MFRRELTIGSSTLSIETGKLAKQADGAVIIRQGDTMVLVTACRSASAREGIDFLPLTVDYRESAYASGRIPGGFFKREGKPADKETLTCRLIDRPIRPLFPSGWFYETQIIGMLISADAENDSDVLAITGASAALAISTIPFEQTIAAVRIGLIDGQFIVNPTYPQRKTSKIDLVVAGSATAIMMVESGAEEATEEEMITALETAHAAIKQIVAMIDDLQKEVGKAKTVVAAKAVDADLKKAVEAKAYEPLAAAMRIREKLENYATVDKVIGEIVKSFPEDQQSAAKGFIGGLKERILREEILDRGQRLDGRRFDEIRSIWTEVGVLPRAHGSCVFTRGETQALVTATLGTDDDAQKIEKVDGESYKRFMLHYNFPPFSVGEVKFLRGPGRREIGHGALAERALAPVMPSQEAFPYTVRVVSDILESNGSSSMASVCGGAMSMMDAGVPLKAPVAGVAMGLVMDEQTGKWAVLSDIAGAEDHYGDMDFKVAGTATGITALQMDIKVGGITMDIMRKALEQARQGRMHILGKMAETLGTSRKDISTYAPRIITIKIPVEKIRDVIGPGGKVIRSIVERTGVKIDVEDDGRINIASSDDVAAQKAIAIIQELTATPEQDKVYMGRVERITDFGAFIELMPGVDGLLHVSEMANYRVANVRDELKEGEQIEVKVINIDPSGKVRLSRKVLLKEGEGMTPRYPGGGDAHGGGSGGGDDRGGRGGDRGDRGPRRDRDRGPRR; this is encoded by the coding sequence ATGTTCCGAAGAGAATTGACGATTGGCTCATCGACCCTGTCGATCGAGACCGGCAAGCTGGCCAAACAGGCCGATGGCGCGGTCATCATCCGCCAGGGTGACACGATGGTGCTGGTCACCGCGTGCCGCTCCGCGAGCGCGCGCGAGGGCATCGACTTCCTGCCCCTCACCGTGGACTACCGCGAATCCGCCTACGCCTCGGGACGCATCCCCGGGGGTTTCTTCAAGCGTGAGGGCAAGCCGGCCGACAAGGAGACACTCACCTGCCGCCTGATCGACCGTCCGATTCGTCCCCTCTTCCCGAGCGGCTGGTTCTACGAGACGCAGATCATCGGCATGTTGATCTCGGCCGACGCCGAAAACGACTCCGACGTGCTCGCCATCACCGGCGCCTCTGCCGCACTCGCCATCTCGACCATTCCGTTCGAACAGACCATTGCCGCCGTGCGCATCGGCCTGATCGACGGCCAGTTCATCGTCAATCCGACCTATCCGCAGCGTAAGACCAGCAAGATTGACCTGGTCGTGGCCGGCAGCGCGACGGCCATCATGATGGTGGAGTCGGGCGCCGAGGAAGCCACCGAAGAAGAGATGATCACGGCGCTTGAGACGGCCCACGCCGCCATCAAGCAGATCGTGGCCATGATCGACGACCTCCAGAAGGAAGTCGGCAAGGCCAAGACCGTGGTCGCAGCCAAGGCCGTTGACGCCGACCTCAAGAAGGCTGTGGAGGCCAAGGCGTACGAGCCGCTGGCCGCCGCCATGCGCATCCGCGAGAAGCTCGAGAACTACGCAACGGTGGACAAGGTCATCGGCGAAATCGTCAAGAGCTTCCCCGAAGACCAGCAGTCCGCTGCGAAGGGCTTCATCGGCGGTCTCAAGGAGCGCATCCTCCGCGAGGAAATCCTCGACCGCGGTCAGCGCCTCGACGGCCGCCGCTTCGACGAGATTCGTTCCATCTGGACCGAAGTCGGCGTCCTCCCCCGCGCGCACGGTTCGTGCGTGTTCACGCGCGGCGAGACGCAGGCCCTGGTCACCGCCACGCTCGGCACGGATGACGATGCGCAGAAGATTGAGAAGGTGGACGGCGAGAGCTACAAGCGCTTCATGCTCCACTACAACTTCCCGCCGTTCTCGGTGGGCGAAGTGAAGTTCCTGCGCGGCCCCGGCCGGCGGGAAATTGGTCACGGCGCATTGGCCGAGCGCGCGCTCGCGCCGGTGATGCCCAGCCAGGAAGCGTTCCCCTACACCGTTCGTGTCGTGTCCGACATTCTCGAATCCAACGGGTCTTCATCCATGGCGTCGGTGTGTGGCGGCGCGATGTCGATGATGGATGCCGGCGTGCCGCTCAAGGCGCCGGTGGCTGGTGTGGCGATGGGCCTCGTGATGGACGAGCAGACCGGCAAGTGGGCCGTGCTGAGCGACATCGCGGGCGCTGAGGACCACTACGGCGACATGGACTTCAAGGTGGCCGGCACCGCGACGGGCATCACCGCCCTGCAGATGGACATCAAGGTGGGCGGCATCACCATGGACATCATGCGCAAGGCGCTCGAACAGGCGCGCCAGGGTCGCATGCACATCCTCGGCAAGATGGCTGAGACGCTGGGCACGTCGCGCAAGGACATTTCGACCTACGCGCCGCGCATCATCACCATCAAGATCCCCGTCGAGAAGATTCGCGACGTCATCGGACCGGGCGGCAAGGTCATCCGCTCCATCGTCGAGCGCACGGGCGTGAAGATCGATGTCGAAGACGACGGCCGTATCAACATCGCGAGTTCAGACGACGTGGCGGCACAGAAGGCCATCGCGATCATCCAGGAACTCACCGCAACGCCGGAACAGGACAAGGTCTACATGGGCCGCGTCGAGCGCATCACGGACTTCGGTGCGTTCATCGAATTAATGCCCGGCGTGGACGGCCTGCTCCACGTCTCCGAGATGGCCAACTACCGCGTGGCCAACGTCCGCGACGAGCTCAAGGAAGGCGAGCAGATCGAGGTCAAGGTCATCAACATCGATCCGAGCGGCAAGGTGCGGCTGAGCCGCAAGGTGCTGCTGAAGGAAGGCGAGGGCATGACGCCGCGGTATCCCGGTGGCGGCGACGCTCACGGGGGCGGCAGCGGTGGCGGTGACGACCGGGGTGGCCGTGGCGGCGACCGTGGTGACCGTGGCCCGCGCCGGGATCGCGACCGCGGCCCGAGGCGCTGA
- a CDS encoding bifunctional oligoribonuclease/PAP phosphatase NrnA, translating into MTGSAADVAAAIRRHDAFLITSHARPDGDAIGSQLAMAFALDALGKRVRLVNHDPVPGPYRSFPGADRIVVSPEAPPLPDLPADAEATIVMECGDLSRPEVAGLERPTVINIDHHIGNTMFGSVNWFDGSAASCAEMVADVIDALGVGWTQEIAAHLYLGIVTDTGGFRHGPISARTFHASARIAATGVSPALLSREIFDSFGVGRIRLTGALLNSMELHYDNRLAVLYYDDEILAACGATSDDTDGLVNLPLGAKDVLAVALVRKQSDTQYRVSMRSKGSVSVRDVAVQHGGGGHVNAAACSIAGSRTSVTTAIVDAIATALPAAV; encoded by the coding sequence ATGACCGGTTCCGCGGCTGACGTCGCTGCGGCGATTCGCCGCCACGATGCGTTTCTGATCACCTCTCACGCGCGACCTGATGGCGATGCCATCGGCTCACAGCTCGCGATGGCCTTTGCCCTCGACGCGCTGGGCAAACGCGTGCGCCTGGTCAACCACGACCCGGTACCAGGCCCGTATCGCAGTTTCCCCGGTGCCGATCGCATCGTGGTGTCACCCGAGGCGCCGCCTCTTCCCGACCTGCCAGCCGACGCTGAAGCCACCATCGTGATGGAATGCGGCGACCTGTCGCGCCCCGAGGTGGCTGGCCTGGAGCGGCCAACCGTGATCAACATCGACCACCACATCGGCAACACGATGTTTGGTTCGGTGAACTGGTTCGACGGATCGGCCGCGTCGTGTGCAGAGATGGTGGCCGATGTCATCGACGCGCTCGGCGTCGGCTGGACTCAGGAGATTGCCGCGCACCTCTACCTCGGCATCGTCACAGACACCGGCGGCTTCCGCCATGGCCCGATTTCAGCGCGGACCTTCCATGCGTCTGCCCGCATCGCGGCCACCGGGGTTTCGCCGGCGCTGCTCTCGCGCGAGATCTTCGACAGCTTCGGTGTCGGCCGCATTCGCCTGACCGGCGCACTGCTCAACTCGATGGAGTTGCACTACGACAACCGCCTCGCGGTGCTGTATTACGACGACGAGATTTTGGCAGCGTGTGGCGCGACCAGCGACGATACGGACGGTTTGGTGAACCTGCCACTCGGCGCGAAGGACGTGCTCGCCGTCGCGCTCGTGCGCAAGCAATCCGACACGCAATACCGCGTCAGCATGAGGTCGAAAGGTAGCGTCAGTGTGCGCGATGTTGCCGTTCAGCACGGGGGCGGTGGGCACGTCAACGCGGCCGCTTGCAGCATTGCAGGGTCGCGCACGTCTGTGACCACCGCCATCGTCGATGCCATCGCTACCGCGCTCCCTGCCGCCGTGTAA
- a CDS encoding PxKF domain-containing protein, translated as MIAVSGSLDPDFGNGGIVRTDLLGGTDFAYALALQPDGRIVVVGAASAASPFDGDRNFAFAAARYHADGTLDSTFGIGGRVTVDLGDGDDLALSVVIQPDAKIVVAGTSHAGDPNFGDRDFAMLRFQADGSLDLSFGDGGRVITRLSTGQDVALGIALQPSGRIILAGHSRSSDVALVGYTADGSLDTSFGTDGIVITDIGGGPDMSQGDILLQPDGKLLVAGTSGIGEGNDVFVARYSEDGILDSSFGNGGYVLTDLRLIDGFGGLAMLPDGKVIVAGHTTNLAEDDALFIARYSTSGLLDSTFGVNGLVVSQCANRRSFGRGVAVHNNGQVFVAAAVLGGGWSDFGVCAFNSDGSANSAFGDAGALVVDERTLDEPTFAVLQPDGRLLVTGISGNGSSDFDFLTLRVGTGIVIPPDSDGDGIVDAVDNCPTAANPDQQDSDDDGVGDACDPTPFPDTEAPSISCEAPDGSWHPSNATLSCTAVDSDSGLAIGADAVFDLTTSVAAGSETADAATDSRTVCDVAGNCATAGPISGIKVDRRPPTTSCAAADGLWHGANVGIACTAADGGAGLMNSAGASFSLETSVSVGAETAVAATVSLSVCDNVGNCATAGPVVGNKVDRRAPSVSISAPTATAYLLGQTAVATYACTDGGSGVTGCAGPVGDGAPIDTSSVGSKDFSVTTTDAVGNTATSAVTYVVVYNQCVLYDQTVAHRAGSTVPIKLALCDAAGVNVSDSSVPVVAQAVYLVSTSAPGPLADAGNANPDNQFRFTGGSYIFNLSLKGFSVGTYALVYKAGNDPTDHVVQFQVK; from the coding sequence TTGATAGCGGTATCCGGAAGCCTCGATCCAGATTTCGGCAATGGAGGAATTGTTAGAACGGACCTGCTGGGTGGAACCGATTTCGCCTATGCTCTCGCTCTGCAACCTGACGGCCGAATTGTGGTAGTAGGAGCAGCTTCAGCAGCTTCGCCCTTTGATGGGGACCGCAATTTTGCTTTTGCGGCGGCACGGTACCACGCAGACGGCACGTTGGATTCTACTTTTGGCATCGGTGGGCGAGTGACGGTCGACTTGGGGGATGGCGACGACCTCGCTTTGAGCGTCGTCATCCAGCCCGACGCCAAGATCGTTGTAGCAGGCACTTCACATGCGGGTGATCCAAATTTCGGCGACCGCGACTTCGCGATGCTTCGCTTCCAAGCTGACGGTTCACTGGACTTGTCGTTTGGTGATGGTGGTCGCGTCATTACCAGGCTTTCGACAGGGCAGGACGTTGCGCTAGGTATAGCGCTGCAGCCAAGTGGCCGGATAATCCTGGCCGGCCACAGTCGGTCGTCCGATGTCGCTCTCGTCGGGTACACGGCCGATGGCAGCTTGGACACATCATTTGGCACGGACGGGATTGTGATAACTGACATCGGCGGCGGCCCGGACATGTCTCAAGGCGACATCCTTCTGCAACCTGACGGCAAGTTATTGGTCGCCGGGACGTCGGGCATTGGCGAAGGCAACGACGTTTTCGTTGCTAGATATAGCGAAGACGGGATCCTAGATTCCTCTTTCGGTAATGGCGGATATGTACTGACAGACCTTAGGCTAATTGACGGTTTCGGCGGCTTGGCGATGCTGCCCGATGGGAAGGTGATAGTCGCCGGTCATACTACGAATCTCGCCGAGGATGACGCACTCTTCATCGCCCGTTATTCAACCAGCGGCCTGCTTGACAGTACGTTCGGCGTGAACGGCCTAGTAGTGTCGCAGTGCGCTAACCGTCGGTCATTTGGCCGCGGCGTCGCAGTCCATAACAATGGTCAAGTATTTGTGGCGGCGGCGGTTCTCGGAGGAGGCTGGTCCGATTTTGGTGTCTGTGCGTTTAACAGCGACGGTTCCGCCAACTCAGCGTTCGGCGACGCAGGTGCCCTTGTGGTCGATGAGCGTACCCTCGACGAACCGACGTTTGCAGTCCTGCAGCCCGATGGCAGGCTTCTGGTGACTGGGATCAGCGGAAACGGTTCGTCAGATTTTGACTTTCTGACTCTGCGTGTTGGCACCGGCATAGTTATTCCGCCGGACAGTGATGGTGACGGCATTGTTGACGCGGTGGATAACTGCCCAACTGCGGCCAATCCAGATCAGCAGGACTCCGACGACGACGGAGTCGGCGATGCCTGCGATCCGACGCCATTCCCTGACACGGAGGCGCCGAGCATCTCGTGTGAAGCACCTGACGGATCCTGGCATCCGTCGAACGCGACGCTTAGCTGCACGGCTGTTGACAGTGACTCGGGACTTGCGATCGGTGCCGATGCGGTTTTCGATTTGACTACGAGCGTTGCCGCTGGAAGCGAAACAGCGGACGCGGCGACTGACTCGCGCACGGTCTGCGATGTCGCGGGCAATTGTGCAACGGCTGGCCCCATTTCCGGTATCAAGGTTGACCGACGACCGCCCACGACTAGTTGCGCGGCGGCTGATGGACTGTGGCACGGGGCCAACGTCGGCATCGCCTGCACTGCGGCCGACGGTGGGGCCGGCCTCATGAACAGTGCTGGTGCGTCGTTCAGTCTGGAGACAAGTGTTTCGGTCGGTGCTGAGACTGCCGTTGCCGCGACCGTTTCGCTCAGTGTGTGTGACAACGTGGGCAATTGCGCGACTGCGGGCCCAGTCGTCGGGAACAAGGTGGACAGGCGTGCACCCAGCGTCTCCATCTCGGCGCCAACTGCCACCGCGTACTTACTCGGCCAGACAGCAGTCGCCACCTACGCGTGCACGGATGGTGGATCCGGAGTGACCGGCTGTGCCGGCCCAGTTGGAGATGGGGCGCCTATCGACACCAGTTCGGTGGGCTCCAAGGACTTTTCCGTCACTACGACCGACGCTGTTGGTAACACGGCGACCTCGGCCGTGACATACGTCGTGGTATACAACCAATGCGTGCTCTATGACCAGACGGTGGCACACAGGGCCGGCTCGACGGTTCCGATCAAACTCGCGCTCTGCGATGCCGCGGGCGTCAATGTGTCAGACTCATCCGTGCCGGTGGTGGCGCAGGCCGTGTATCTCGTATCAACGAGCGCGCCCGGCCCCTTGGCCGACGCCGGAAACGCAAACCCCGACAACCAATTCCGGTTCACCGGCGGAAGCTACATCTTCAATCTCAGTCTGAAGGGCTTTTCGGTGGGCACGTATGCGCTGGTCTACAAGGCCGGCAACGACCCCACTGATCATGTGGTGCAGTTCCAAGTGAAGTAG
- the rbfA gene encoding 30S ribosome-binding factor RbfA, with protein sequence MAQGARADRVGEQIRQELSQILSQQAHDPGIGFLTLTRVKVTPDLQLARVLYTVFGDEKQKKETQKALERALPYLRRQIGSRLSLRRVPELQFFYDQAVEHQDRIEQILIDLKREREENPLPQDMDELPSSEAGSSDPANAPPAGRPDDADES encoded by the coding sequence ATGGCCCAGGGTGCCCGCGCGGACCGGGTCGGCGAACAAATCCGGCAGGAGCTGAGCCAGATCCTGTCGCAGCAGGCGCACGATCCTGGCATCGGCTTTCTCACGCTCACGCGCGTCAAGGTCACGCCCGACCTGCAACTGGCGCGGGTGCTCTACACCGTCTTCGGCGACGAGAAGCAGAAGAAGGAAACGCAGAAGGCGCTCGAACGCGCCCTGCCCTACTTGCGCCGCCAAATCGGCTCGCGCCTCAGTCTGCGCCGAGTGCCCGAGCTGCAGTTCTTCTACGACCAGGCCGTGGAACACCAGGACCGCATCGAGCAGATCCTCATTGACCTCAAGCGCGAGCGGGAAGAGAACCCGCTGCCGCAGGATATGGACGAATTGCCGTCCTCGGAGGCCGGGTCTTCAGACCCGGCGAACGCCCCGCCCGCCGGCCGGCCGGATGACGCAGACGAGTCATGA
- the rpsO gene encoding 30S ribosomal protein S15, with product MVLSKDRKTEVISTYKTHEGDTGSPEVQVAILSERITYLTEHFKTHAKDHHSRRGLLKMVGQRRRLLDYVRREDPARYTDLIKRLGIRK from the coding sequence ATCGTGTTGAGCAAGGACCGTAAGACCGAAGTTATCAGTACGTACAAAACGCACGAAGGCGACACCGGCTCGCCGGAAGTGCAGGTGGCGATTCTCAGCGAACGCATCACCTACCTCACCGAACATTTCAAGACCCACGCCAAAGATCACCACTCGCGCCGCGGCCTGCTCAAGATGGTTGGCCAGCGACGCCGGCTTCTCGACTACGTGCGTCGGGAAGATCCCGCCCGCTACACGGATCTGATCAAGCGTCTCGGCATCCGCAAGTAG
- the truB gene encoding tRNA pseudouridine(55) synthase TruB, whose translation MTGILLIDKPSGPTSHDVVARLRQVTRERSIGHAGTLDPRATGLLVMLLGKATRLASLLSGHDKVYEATVRLGWATTTDDAAGERLGGDEPAGPLPSDDALAAALDQFRGTFDQMPPQHSAKKVDGHKAYDMARKDQHVPLKTASVTVRSLDLVARTGDLVQLTMTVTAGFYVRSLARDLGERLGCGAHLHALRRTRSGAFQVESATSLDDADRLGPLLEPRLISLADALPDLPAVRVSEGGLVRVRHGNPIGPQFAEGSWAPMGSSLTKIRLLDESGALIALADLRGGQLHPSVVLG comes from the coding sequence ATGACTGGGATACTTCTGATTGATAAGCCCAGCGGTCCCACCTCGCATGACGTAGTTGCACGCCTACGCCAGGTGACCCGCGAACGAAGCATCGGTCACGCCGGGACCTTGGATCCGCGCGCGACGGGCTTGCTTGTGATGCTGTTAGGTAAAGCCACGCGCCTGGCATCGTTGCTGAGCGGGCACGACAAAGTGTACGAAGCCACGGTTCGCCTCGGCTGGGCGACGACGACAGACGACGCGGCTGGGGAGCGATTGGGTGGTGACGAGCCGGCCGGACCTCTGCCGTCAGACGACGCACTGGCGGCAGCGCTGGACCAGTTTCGCGGCACGTTCGACCAGATGCCGCCGCAGCACTCGGCCAAGAAGGTCGACGGCCACAAGGCCTACGACATGGCCCGCAAGGACCAGCACGTGCCGCTCAAGACCGCGTCCGTCACGGTTCGCAGCCTGGACCTGGTGGCGCGGACCGGTGACCTGGTCCAACTGACCATGACGGTGACCGCGGGTTTTTACGTGCGATCGCTCGCCCGCGACCTGGGCGAACGCCTGGGCTGCGGCGCCCATCTGCACGCTCTCCGGCGCACCCGGTCGGGCGCATTCCAGGTGGAATCGGCCACGTCCCTGGACGATGCCGACCGCCTGGGGCCCCTTCTGGAACCCCGCCTGATCTCCCTGGCCGACGCCCTGCCCGACCTGCCCGCCGTCCGGGTGTCTGAAGGGGGCCTGGTCCGGGTCAGGCACGGCAACCCGATCGGCCCCCAGTTTGCGGAGGGTTCCTGGGCTCCCATGGGCTCTTCCCTCACCAAGATTCGCTTGCTGGACGAGTCAGGCGCCCTGATCGCCCTGGCCGACCTGCGCGGCGGCCAACTCCACCCGTCTGTGGTCTTGGGGTAG
- the infB gene encoding translation initiation factor IF-2 encodes MATVRIYKVAELLGLSSPEAIALLKKETGIEAKSASSSIEEIVARQFVERQARARKITLPGGAMFAETPAAPAKKTPAKGAKAPEPVKPAAPVLRPRLVKTVKPATATDEAAVDTPEAVVAPAPEPPATPAPEPPAAPVVRGLRVEPEPVAPPVVEVVVPEPPPPAPVVEPAAPPVVVAQVAQVAPAVPPPVAPAVPPVVVPEPRVAKPAAPPVPPVPVVSSPAALRPSGRVVPPTRRLRIEDPLTGEAPAARPIPQRPVVRPQQSAPAPTRPADPSMQARQGGPMGRPMPTGPRPPLGGPRPLPSQPVRPGQPGSPGGPLGQRPPLGQYRPGQTGYRPSYSGPRTKGPRRDDRPNMPMMQEAPPPITKLITLAEGMSVKDLADKLEVKAKDVMKKLMDRRMMMTINSTLDAETAQLVARDFGAEVLIRSFEEEVVDVETTASKPEDMVERAPVVTVMGHVDHGKTTLLDAIRKAKVAQGEAGGITQHIGAYSVEVNNRRVVFLDTPGHAAFTMMRARGAKVTDIVILVVAADDGVMPQTKEAIDHAKAANVPIIVAVNKIDVPGANPERVKRELSELGLQPEEWGGTTVTVEVSAKQQTNLDQLLEMVLLVADIGSHKANPTRMAQGTVLEAKLDRGRGPVATVLVQDGTIHEGDLFIAGTVDGKVRALFDHMGRKIKSAGPSTPVEILGLSALPSPGDLLQVVDDSLKARQIVTYRQTQAKAKALGARGSRMTLESLQQQMAEGQLKELAIIIKADVQGSAEVLSDTLAKLSEERVKVRIIHTGVGAINESDVLLATASKAIIIGFNVKPDRSAAEVAEREDVEIRHHTIIYNVTDEIKKAMTGLLEPTLREARIGAAAVQQIFSSPKAGTVAGCMVTEGRITRAGDAQARLSRGGKVLWTGRISSLRRFKDDVSEVKSGMECGISLDKYNDVEVGDMIEVFHVEKIAQTL; translated from the coding sequence TTGGCCACTGTCCGGATTTATAAAGTCGCTGAACTGCTGGGCCTCTCAAGCCCGGAAGCCATCGCGCTGCTCAAGAAAGAAACGGGCATCGAGGCCAAGAGCGCGTCAAGTTCGATCGAGGAGATCGTCGCCCGCCAGTTCGTCGAACGCCAGGCGCGCGCGCGCAAGATCACGCTGCCCGGCGGCGCGATGTTCGCCGAGACACCAGCGGCGCCTGCCAAAAAAACGCCGGCTAAGGGCGCCAAGGCGCCTGAACCCGTCAAGCCTGCGGCGCCCGTATTGCGGCCGCGTCTGGTCAAGACGGTCAAGCCGGCCACTGCCACCGATGAGGCGGCGGTCGATACACCCGAGGCCGTTGTGGCGCCGGCGCCAGAGCCTCCCGCTACACCGGCTCCCGAGCCTCCGGCCGCGCCTGTTGTGCGCGGACTCAGGGTCGAGCCTGAACCGGTCGCCCCCCCGGTGGTTGAGGTCGTGGTGCCCGAACCGCCGCCCCCGGCCCCGGTCGTGGAACCCGCCGCGCCCCCAGTGGTCGTCGCGCAGGTCGCGCAGGTCGCGCCGGCGGTACCGCCCCCGGTGGCGCCGGCCGTGCCGCCTGTCGTTGTGCCGGAACCGCGCGTGGCCAAGCCAGCCGCGCCGCCCGTTCCGCCCGTTCCCGTCGTGTCATCCCCGGCCGCGCTGCGTCCGTCGGGACGCGTGGTGCCGCCCACGCGTCGCCTGCGCATTGAAGACCCGCTGACCGGCGAAGCGCCGGCCGCGCGGCCCATTCCGCAGCGTCCGGTTGTGCGGCCGCAGCAGTCTGCCCCGGCCCCGACACGACCGGCCGATCCAAGCATGCAGGCGCGTCAGGGAGGCCCGATGGGCCGTCCGATGCCCACCGGCCCGCGGCCGCCACTTGGTGGTCCGCGTCCGCTGCCCTCGCAACCCGTGCGTCCCGGCCAGCCAGGCAGCCCAGGCGGGCCGCTCGGCCAGCGTCCGCCGCTCGGCCAGTATCGTCCGGGTCAAACCGGCTATCGCCCGTCGTACTCGGGCCCCCGCACAAAGGGACCGCGTCGCGACGACCGCCCCAACATGCCGATGATGCAAGAGGCGCCGCCGCCCATCACCAAGCTCATCACGCTCGCAGAAGGCATGTCGGTGAAGGACCTGGCTGACAAACTCGAGGTCAAGGCCAAGGACGTCATGAAGAAGCTGATGGATCGTCGCATGATGATGACCATCAACTCCACGCTCGATGCCGAAACGGCGCAGCTGGTGGCACGCGACTTCGGCGCGGAAGTGCTCATCCGTTCGTTCGAAGAGGAAGTGGTGGATGTGGAAACCACTGCCTCGAAGCCGGAGGACATGGTTGAGCGCGCGCCGGTGGTCACGGTCATGGGTCACGTCGACCACGGCAAGACCACGCTGCTCGACGCCATCCGCAAGGCCAAGGTTGCCCAGGGCGAAGCCGGCGGCATCACGCAGCACATCGGCGCCTACTCGGTGGAAGTCAACAACCGACGCGTCGTGTTCCTCGATACGCCCGGTCACGCGGCGTTCACGATGATGCGCGCCCGCGGCGCCAAAGTCACCGACATCGTCATCCTCGTGGTGGCGGCCGATGACGGTGTCATGCCGCAGACCAAGGAAGCCATCGACCACGCGAAGGCGGCGAACGTGCCGATCATCGTGGCGGTGAACAAGATCGACGTGCCCGGAGCGAACCCCGAGCGCGTCAAGCGTGAGCTCTCGGAACTCGGGTTGCAGCCGGAAGAGTGGGGCGGCACCACGGTCACCGTGGAAGTGTCCGCCAAGCAACAGACCAATCTGGACCAGTTGCTCGAGATGGTTCTGCTCGTGGCAGACATCGGCAGTCACAAGGCGAATCCCACGCGCATGGCGCAGGGCACTGTGCTTGAAGCCAAACTCGATCGGGGCCGTGGCCCGGTGGCCACCGTCCTGGTGCAGGACGGCACCATTCACGAAGGCGATCTCTTCATCGCCGGCACGGTGGACGGCAAGGTGCGTGCGCTGTTCGACCACATGGGCCGCAAGATCAAGTCGGCGGGGCCGTCTACGCCGGTCGAAATTCTCGGCCTGTCGGCGCTGCCCTCCCCGGGCGATCTGCTGCAGGTGGTGGACGACTCGCTCAAGGCGCGCCAGATCGTGACCTACCGCCAGACGCAGGCCAAGGCCAAGGCGCTTGGTGCGCGTGGCTCACGCATGACGCTGGAATCGCTGCAGCAGCAGATGGCCGAAGGCCAGCTGAAGGAACTGGCGATCATCATCAAGGCCGACGTGCAGGGCTCGGCTGAAGTGTTGTCGGACACGCTGGCGAAGCTCAGTGAGGAGCGCGTGAAAGTGCGCATCATTCACACGGGCGTCGGCGCCATCAACGAATCCGACGTGTTGCTGGCCACGGCGTCGAAGGCCATCATCATCGGCTTCAACGTGAAGCCCGACCGCTCGGCGGCCGAAGTGGCTGAGCGCGAGGACGTCGAGATCCGGCACCACACGATCATCTACAACGTCACCGACGAGATTAAGAAGGCCATGACGGGCCTGCTCGAACCGACGCTGCGGGAAGCCCGCATCGGCGCGGCGGCCGTGCAGCAGATCTTCAGTTCGCCCAAGGCCGGCACCGTGGCCGGCTGCATGGTCACCGAAGGTCGCATCACCCGCGCAGGCGACGCGCAGGCGCGCCTCTCGCGTGGCGGCAAGGTCCTCTGGACCGGCCGCATCAGCTCGCTCCGCCGTTTCAAGGACGACGTGAGCGAGGTCAAGTCGGGGATGGAGTGCGGCATCAGCCTCGACAAGTACAACGACGTCGAGGTGGGTGACATGATCGAAGTGTTCCACGTCGAGAAAATCGCGCAGACCCTGTAA